One segment of Primulina tabacum isolate GXHZ01 chromosome 14, ASM2559414v2, whole genome shotgun sequence DNA contains the following:
- the LOC142523980 gene encoding uncharacterized protein LOC142523980, translated as MTQSSAMIKRRKLSGDVLQATTMTIVPQVHPIEVQVSYDRTGTIPSKKSGHSDEDILRLAYEKYREESNGIAFNLEHVWRIVKDRPMFTPQSVDHLVSTKKARTSESGASNTSSNQDASLHVDLNEEENRPMGQKAAKRKRKGKMRSDMECMTTNLDNMFAKFTEYTSMKKVEVEMKQKQLEVEEMKAKAAMAKVQLKEYAILSKDTSQMTYEQLIIHERLCQEIRGRWNI; from the exons ATGACCCAATCATCGGCAATGATCAAAAGGCGGAAGCTTTCTGGGGACGTGTTGCAAGCTACTACAATGACAATCGTCCCGCAGGTACACCCAATAGAAGTGCAAGTGTCATACGATCGCACTGGCACAATACCATCCAAAAAAAG CGGCCACAGTGATGAGGATATACTACGGCTTGCGTATGAAAAATATCGTGAGGAAAGTAACGGCATCGCATTTAATCTTGAGCATGTGTGGAGGATCGTAAAAGACCGTCCAATGTTTACTCCACAGTCCGTTGATCACCTTGTTAGCACGAAGAAGGCAAGGACCTCGGAGTCGGGAGCAAGCAACACCTCATCCAACCAAGATGCGAGCCTACATGTAGACCTAAACGAAGAAGAAAATCGTCCAATGGGTCAGAAGGCAGCAAAAAGAAAGAGAAAAGGTAAAATGAGATCGGACATGGAGTGTATGACAACAAACTTGGACAATATGTTTGCAAAGTTTACTGAATATACAAGCATGAAAAAAGTTGAAGTTGAAATGAAACAAAAACAACTCGAAGTAGAGGAGATGAAAGCAAAAGCTGCTATGGCCAAAGTTCAACTGAAGGAATATGCAATCCTTTCGAAGGATACTTCGCAAATGACATATGAGCAACTTATCATCCACGAACGTCTATGTCAAGAGATTAGGGGGAGAtggaatatttaa
- the LOC142523979 gene encoding uncharacterized protein LOC142523979 has protein sequence MEENSRKNYTVDEDKFLCHIYLDVSQDPIIGISQSRTQFWSRVAENYNKERRSDLHPRPQRSVEKRMGNILTSVARMRGCIRQIENLKPSGASEQEIMNRAKVLYVQDSKDNKPFSFDHVWDIVKDCEKLSGDKISITKKSKLRATNLDTSQSNTPAEESPQSGSPSLSAFAIHLNDDNIDDSFQRPIGVKKAKLKKKRDEDISQIQRTMEEQHRELLDVLKQGTVERQQNYDLQRMRLQQEERKMEDRILYKDLSKIIDPNLREYTRTQQEKILQKRLQAENRDNFGSYFGDIGGSGSGLPDY, from the exons atggaagaaaattcaagaaaGAACTACACCGTTGATGAAGATAAGTTTTTGTGTCATATTTATCTTGATGTTTCACAGGATCCCATTATAGGTATAAGTCAATCGAGAACTCAATTCTGGTCTCGGGTTGCTGAGAACTACAACAAAGAAAGAAGAAGTGATTTACATCCACGACCTCAAAGATCAGTTGAGAAGCGCATGGGAAACATCCTCACTTCTGTTGCCCGTATGAGAGGATGCATTCGACAAATTGAAAACCTCAAGCCTAGTGGTGCATCTGAACAAGAAATC ATGAACCGCGCAAAAGTACTGTATGTACAAGACAGTAAAGATAACAAACCATTTTCATTTGATCATGTGTGGGATATTGTGAAAGATTGTGAAAAACTTTCAGGAGATAAAATTTCGATAACCAAAAAATCTAAACTACGTGCTACTAATCTGGATACTTCACAGTCTAATACTCCAGCTGAAGAATCGCCACAATCAGGTTCACCTAGCTTATCTGCATTTGCAATACATTTAAATGACGACAATATTGATGACAGTTTTCAAAGACCAATTGGAGTGAAAAAAGccaaattgaagaagaaaagagatgAAGATATTTCTCAAATTCAGCGTACAATGGAAGAACAACATCGCGAACTTTTGGATGTTTTGAAACAAGGAACCGTTGAAAGACAACAAAATTATGACCTTCAAAGGATGAGACTTCAACAAGAGGAAAGAAAAATGGAGGATAGAATTTTATACAAAGATTTGAGCAAAATCATTGATCCAAATTTGCGTGAATACACTAGAACTCAACAAGAAAAGATTTTGCAAAAGAGACTTCAAGCTGAAAATCGAGACAACTTTGGATCTTATTTTGGCGATATTGGAGGATCAGGATCTGGTTTACCAGATTACTAA